GATTAATTAGAGTAAACACTGCTGAAGAACCACCTGATATTAATAAAATTTACAAAGTTGAAGGCATAGTATATTATGATGTGAATACCAGATCTCCTTTTATTAGTGAGAGGAAAAAATATCCTTTAGAAGAGAACAAACAAGAAGAAAAATTAGTACAAAGTGAAAATGCTTATAAAACGCAATCTGTGGGACCTCAAAAAAAAGAAAGTGCTCAACAATTAATTGGTTTAGCAATATTACTTATCATTCTTTTATCTGTTTATATTTTTACAAAGCAAAAGCAATTAATAAAATCTTCCGCAGCTGTTTCATCTGGAGTTTCAAATTTAAATGCACCTCAATTTGAATATGATCAGGAGCCCGTTAATGAAAAGATATCTGATTATGAATTCAAGACTATCAAAATAACAACCGAAAGTCCAAAGACATTGAAATTTATACCTGGTAAATTAACAATAATTTCTGGTGATGACATCGGCAAATCATTTAAAATAGCTGGATATCCAACTAATGAAGGTAATATTGTAACAGTAGGTAGACAAGAAATACGAGGCGAAAGAGCTTATAGTCATATACAATTAATTCAAAAAACTGTTTCACGTAAACAAGCAGAGATTATTCAGCAAGGAGACAAGCTGTATATAAAAAATCTTAGTGAAACTAATCCTACCCAAATCAATGGTTTAGAACTTAAACCATTAGAAAAATCGGAATTAAATCCCGGAGACATTATTAGATTTGGCGAACTGGAATTAAAATATGAATTATGATTTAAGGGCAAAATGTATAAAGTAGATATAGCATTAAAAAGTATAAAGGGGAAAAGAGCAAATAACCAAGATTATTGTATTGCAAAAAAATTAAGTAAAGGTGTTTACTTTTTTGCAGTTGCCGATGGAATGGGAGGAACCGTTGGCGGTAAAATTGCAAGCAAATTGGTGATCGAAAATGCAATCCAAGTCCTAAATGAAGAATTATATAATAATCCAACATTGAAAGACTTAAAACTTGTATTAGAACGAATATTTTTAACCTCTCAAAAAGCTATAGCAAAAAAAATAAATACCACACCATCTTTAATGGGAATGGGTACTACATTAACCTGCATTTTAATTTATGGAAACAAATTTGTTTGGGGAAATATCGGAGATAGTAGAATTTATTTATTCCGTGAAAATAATTTTTCTCAAATAACAGTGGACCATACTTTTGTTAATAATAATAAAAATGACCCTGCATTATTTAATACCCAATTATATAAAAATTTTCTTCAAAGAGCTTTAGATGGCGGTAATGATCAACCGGATATTTTCCCATTAAATGAAGATTATGAAATACTTGAAGATGGTGATATTTTTTTGCTTTGTTCAGATGGATTGGTCATAAATAAATCTTTGAATACTACTCAAATTAAAGAACAGCTTGAAAATGCTCCTACATTAAAAAAAGCATGTAATTATTTAGTAAAATATGCTTTAGATAATAATTCAAACGATAATATATCTGTAATATTAGTTGGTATAGGAAATTACAAAACTAAAATTGGAAAGAATAAAAAAAATAGATTTTATTTAATAATTAAAGACAAAAAAAATATATCAAACTTATTAACAATTCTAATATTTTTATCAACTATACTTCTTATTGTTTATTTAACTTCTTTCAACACCTCAGTAGAAAGTGAACCTCAAAAATCTAATAAAAAAATAAGAATTGATACTTTAGTTGAAAAACCAATCTCAAATAATAGTATCTCGTACAACTACAATGTAGATTGGGATAAGTTTTACAATAATCAATTACCAAATCTAAACTTAACAGAAGAAAATTTATTAAAGAAAAATTATTCATTTTCAGATACAAAAATAGAACGCAATAAAAAAATCCATAATCGTTCAAGCAAAAAAGAAAAACTCGATTTAAAAAGTATTAACATTAAGCCACTGGAAAAAACTAATACTTTTGAACAAATAAAACCCAATAAATTACTTACTTATGGAAATGAAAAAAGCAATACTTCAATGGAAGATTTGCAATCTTTTGACAACGATAGTGAATTTAAAACTATCCTGCAGAAACTTGATAATTTAATTAATTCGAAGAATAAGAAAAAATCTGAACAACTTTTGTTTGAATCCATAGAAAAATATCGTAAGGAATATGACTCAACTTCTGATCAAAATATAAGAATCAATATTGTAAACAAAATAAAAATTCTACAAAATAAAGCAAAAGAAATTAGAAGCCTCAGATGAAAATAAAAAATTATGATTGGATTTGGGAAAAAAACAAAAAGATGTCCATATTGCTCGGAATTAATACTGGAGACAGCCATAAAATGTCGTTATTGTGGAAGCTATTTAGGTAATGATAACTTACATTTTGAACCCTTCACATTTATTAGTTTAGCTTTATCATCAAAGTTCAAAATTATAAATGAAATAGGGCATGGTGGGACAGCAACAGTATATAAAGCTATTGATTACAAAAGAGAACAAAATGTAGCTCTTAAAATTATACAACCTCATTTACTAAACGATAAAGAATTAGTTGATAGATTTCATAGAGAAGCACAAATATGCTCTACACTAAATCATTATAATATTATAAAAGTCTACGATGAAGGTATTGAGAATGGGATTCATTATATGGAAATGGAACTCTTGGAAGGATATGACTTACACAAGAAAATAAAAAATGAGGGACCTCTAACTATAAACGAATTCTATAAAATATTTCTTCCCATTGCAGATGCTTTAAGTTATATACATAGTAAAGGATTAATACATAGAGATATTAAAAGCAGCAACATTTTTATTACAAAAGAAAATAGAACGGTGTTAATGGATTTTGGAATTGCATTTTCTAACAATTATGGACAACTAACAATGCCAGGTTTTTTATTAGGAACTCCAGAGTTTATGAGTCCAGAACAAGCTGAAGGAAAAGAAATAGACTCGAGCAGCGATATATATTCATTGGGCGTTGTAATGTATTATTCTCTTTCAGGAAAATTACCCTATTTTTCTGATAACCCTGTAGCTACTATTTCTAAAATTATAAATGAGGATTATATCCCATTAAGAAATATAAATCCAGATATACCAGAATATATAGAAAAAATTATAGATAAATGTCTTATAAAAGATAAAAAAGATAGACTCCAGTCTAGTAACGATTTAATATCTTTACTTAAAACACACAATATATATAGTAATTTTCCGGTAGAGTACGATAGTGAAAAAACAATAAAAATTAACCTTCAAGACATTGAGAATTATAAAATCTCCAATGTTCAACAAAAAAATTCTAAATATAGTTCTACTGTAACAAATGAAATTACTGCAGAAGATAAAAAATTAAAAAATATTCAAAGATTTTTATTGGTTTCAATAGGAATAATTATTTTTTCAATGATTACACTACAGATGCTTAATGATAAACCTTATAAAAATATTGAAGAAGAATTACCATTAAATAATAAATACGGGCAAAATAATAATTCTATATACAATTACGAAAAGAGTTATATTGATTCTTCTATAAAGACTGAAGTCCCCAAATCGAATCCCAAGCCAACTTACGATACTGTTACTACTACTTCTAATGTTCAGTTATCACAAGATAATTTATCAAAAAATACTATAGTGCCAGATTTAATAGGAATGGATATAGAATCTGCTAAAAGTGTTCTTAAAACAAACAAACTTAATATTGGTACGATTGATAAAATTCCAAATCCTACAAAACTTAATATTGTTCTAAGACAAATTCCAAAAGCTGATAGCAAAGTAAAAGAAGGGACTCGGATAAATTTAATTATTGGAGGTGAATAGGAAAATGATAAAGAGAATTTTGTTTTATATTCTAATTTTGTTCACTATTAACAAGTTTTACGCTCAGGAATTTATAGGAGTATATAGTAAACTACAACATGACTTATTTATTAATTATAAAAAACCCATTGGCTTAGC
This region of Rosettibacter firmus genomic DNA includes:
- a CDS encoding FHA domain-containing protein; its protein translation is MKIIVTIIFTIISLQVYAQLTPVENIIANSQDYIGNTVTTQGLVVIYQKGSGNTNYYILRGNYGGLIRVNTAEEPPDINKIYKVEGIVYYDVNTRSPFISERKKYPLEENKQEEKLVQSENAYKTQSVGPQKKESAQQLIGLAILLIILLSVYIFTKQKQLIKSSAAVSSGVSNLNAPQFEYDQEPVNEKISDYEFKTIKITTESPKTLKFIPGKLTIISGDDIGKSFKIAGYPTNEGNIVTVGRQEIRGERAYSHIQLIQKTVSRKQAEIIQQGDKLYIKNLSETNPTQINGLELKPLEKSELNPGDIIRFGELELKYEL
- a CDS encoding PP2C family protein-serine/threonine phosphatase; this translates as MYKVDIALKSIKGKRANNQDYCIAKKLSKGVYFFAVADGMGGTVGGKIASKLVIENAIQVLNEELYNNPTLKDLKLVLERIFLTSQKAIAKKINTTPSLMGMGTTLTCILIYGNKFVWGNIGDSRIYLFRENNFSQITVDHTFVNNNKNDPALFNTQLYKNFLQRALDGGNDQPDIFPLNEDYEILEDGDIFLLCSDGLVINKSLNTTQIKEQLENAPTLKKACNYLVKYALDNNSNDNISVILVGIGNYKTKIGKNKKNRFYLIIKDKKNISNLLTILIFLSTILLIVYLTSFNTSVESEPQKSNKKIRIDTLVEKPISNNSISYNYNVDWDKFYNNQLPNLNLTEENLLKKNYSFSDTKIERNKKIHNRSSKKEKLDLKSINIKPLEKTNTFEQIKPNKLLTYGNEKSNTSMEDLQSFDNDSEFKTILQKLDNLINSKNKKKSEQLLFESIEKYRKEYDSTSDQNIRINIVNKIKILQNKAKEIRSLR
- a CDS encoding serine/threonine-protein kinase, with amino-acid sequence MIGFGKKTKRCPYCSELILETAIKCRYCGSYLGNDNLHFEPFTFISLALSSKFKIINEIGHGGTATVYKAIDYKREQNVALKIIQPHLLNDKELVDRFHREAQICSTLNHYNIIKVYDEGIENGIHYMEMELLEGYDLHKKIKNEGPLTINEFYKIFLPIADALSYIHSKGLIHRDIKSSNIFITKENRTVLMDFGIAFSNNYGQLTMPGFLLGTPEFMSPEQAEGKEIDSSSDIYSLGVVMYYSLSGKLPYFSDNPVATISKIINEDYIPLRNINPDIPEYIEKIIDKCLIKDKKDRLQSSNDLISLLKTHNIYSNFPVEYDSEKTIKINLQDIENYKISNVQQKNSKYSSTVTNEITAEDKKLKNIQRFLLVSIGIIIFSMITLQMLNDKPYKNIEEELPLNNKYGQNNNSIYNYEKSYIDSSIKTEVPKSNPKPTYDTVTTTSNVQLSQDNLSKNTIVPDLIGMDIESAKSVLKTNKLNIGTIDKIPNPTKLNIVLRQIPKADSKVKEGTRINLIIGGE